In one window of Burkholderia sp. NRF60-BP8 DNA:
- a CDS encoding ExeM/NucH family extracellular endonuclease, whose protein sequence is MSRPLPLFAVAPFAALSAMLCAPLFAWPAVAALPVSSGCGGATTAIAEIRRAGRPSPLAGQTTSIEAVVTAAFGGAGGLGGFFVQQADAQRQRRPGVPEGLFVHAPNARAEPGNLVHLTGKVDEQYGRTQFTLSGRVTVCARGQTVTPATLALPVASPAVLAAHEAMRVRLPQTLTVSDTYELGRYGSIVLSSGRLRIPTQVALPADAAAQAAANALNRIVLDDGSSRRDPATVRYPPPALSAANTLRAGYTVRGIEGVLEWRYGAWRLQPVAGTAPVFEAAANPRTAAPARHPDADVRVVSFNVFNYFNGDGRGGGFDAPGGRGAKTPAAFARQEAKIVAALRALRADVIGLMEIANNGYGDASAVTRLAAQLGDGWRAVDPGTARLGRDAIAVALLYDSRTVEPVGRAATVALGGRHRPPLAQTFRRIGGTRAFTVAVNHLKSKNCPHASDANLDQSDGQGCWNAARTQAAARVADWLATSPTGVAADGVLLIGDLNSYAKEDPIRTLEARGYANLVARFVGDAAYSYVFRGEAGNLDHALATPPLAARVKAVQFWHINADEPLVLQPVPDYKTSARRSAYYAPDAYRSSDHDPVVIDVALDGSGGRSAPGTNRAPRSGVD, encoded by the coding sequence ATGTCACGCCCGCTCCCCCTGTTCGCCGTTGCGCCGTTCGCGGCGTTGTCCGCCATGCTCTGCGCACCGCTCTTCGCCTGGCCGGCCGTCGCCGCGCTGCCGGTCAGCAGCGGCTGCGGCGGCGCGACCACGGCGATTGCCGAGATCCGCCGCGCCGGCCGGCCGTCGCCGCTCGCCGGGCAAACGACGTCGATCGAAGCGGTCGTCACCGCGGCGTTCGGCGGCGCCGGCGGCCTGGGCGGCTTCTTCGTCCAGCAGGCCGACGCGCAACGGCAACGCCGGCCGGGCGTCCCCGAGGGCCTGTTCGTCCACGCGCCGAACGCGCGCGCCGAGCCCGGCAATCTCGTGCATCTGACCGGCAAGGTCGACGAGCAATACGGCCGGACGCAGTTCACCCTGTCGGGCCGCGTGACCGTCTGCGCACGCGGGCAGACGGTCACGCCGGCCACGCTCGCGCTGCCGGTCGCGTCGCCCGCCGTCCTGGCCGCGCACGAAGCCATGCGCGTACGCCTGCCGCAAACGCTGACGGTCAGCGATACCTACGAACTCGGCCGCTACGGCAGCATCGTGCTGAGCAGCGGCCGGCTGCGCATACCGACCCAGGTCGCATTGCCGGCCGATGCTGCTGCCCAGGCCGCAGCCAACGCACTGAACCGCATCGTGCTCGACGACGGTTCGAGCCGCCGCGACCCGGCGACCGTCCGCTATCCGCCGCCCGCGCTGAGCGCCGCCAACACGCTGCGCGCGGGCTACACGGTACGCGGCATAGAGGGCGTGCTCGAGTGGCGCTACGGCGCATGGCGGCTGCAACCGGTGGCCGGCACGGCGCCGGTGTTCGAGGCCGCCGCGAACCCGCGTACCGCGGCACCGGCCCGGCATCCCGACGCCGACGTGCGCGTCGTATCGTTCAACGTCTTCAACTATTTCAACGGCGACGGCCGCGGCGGCGGATTCGACGCGCCGGGCGGCCGCGGCGCGAAAACGCCTGCCGCGTTCGCGCGGCAGGAAGCGAAGATCGTCGCGGCGTTGCGCGCGCTGCGCGCCGACGTGATCGGGCTGATGGAAATCGCGAACAACGGCTACGGCGACGCGAGCGCCGTGACGCGTCTCGCCGCGCAACTCGGCGACGGCTGGCGCGCGGTCGATCCCGGCACCGCGCGGCTGGGCCGCGACGCGATCGCGGTCGCGCTGCTGTACGACAGCCGCACGGTCGAGCCGGTCGGGCGCGCCGCCACCGTCGCACTCGGCGGCCGGCACCGCCCGCCGCTCGCTCAGACGTTCCGGCGCATCGGCGGCACGCGCGCGTTCACGGTCGCGGTCAATCACCTGAAGTCGAAGAACTGCCCGCATGCGAGCGACGCCAATCTCGACCAGTCCGACGGCCAGGGCTGCTGGAACGCGGCGCGTACCCAGGCGGCCGCGCGCGTCGCCGACTGGCTCGCCACCTCGCCGACGGGCGTCGCGGCCGACGGCGTGCTGCTGATCGGCGATCTGAACAGTTATGCGAAGGAAGACCCGATTCGCACGCTCGAAGCGCGCGGCTATGCGAACCTGGTTGCCCGCTTCGTCGGCGATGCTGCGTACAGCTACGTATTTCGCGGCGAAGCCGGCAATCTCGACCACGCACTTGCCACGCCGCCGCTCGCCGCGCGCGTGAAGGCCGTGCAGTTCTGGCACATCAACGCGGACGAACCGCTCGTCCTGCAACCCGTGCCCGATTACAAAACGTCCGCGCGACGGTCTGCTTATTACGCGCCCGACGCCTACCGCTCGTCCGACCACGATCCCGTCGTCATCGACGTCGCGCTGGACGGCAGCGGTGGGCGATCGGCACCGGGCACGAATCGTGCGCCTCGATCTGGCGTCGATTAG
- a CDS encoding YciI family protein produces the protein MRFMIMIRANAVSESDALPDNRLVEAMTVYHEELAKAGVLLDANGLRSSAHGWRVRYTGGKGTVIDGPFAETKELIAGYTLIQVRSRDEALEWTRRFPAPFGAELDCEIEVRPLFELDDLTPSDAVERFRDLHVGRSHA, from the coding sequence ATGCGATTCATGATCATGATCCGGGCGAACGCCGTCAGCGAATCCGACGCGTTGCCGGACAACCGGCTGGTCGAGGCCATGACGGTCTATCACGAGGAACTGGCGAAGGCCGGCGTGCTGCTCGACGCCAACGGCCTGAGATCGAGCGCCCATGGTTGGCGCGTGCGCTACACGGGCGGCAAGGGCACGGTGATCGACGGCCCGTTCGCCGAAACGAAGGAACTGATCGCCGGCTATACGCTGATCCAGGTGCGTTCGCGCGACGAAGCGCTCGAATGGACGCGCCGGTTTCCCGCGCCGTTCGGCGCCGAGCTCGATTGCGAGATCGAGGTGCGGCCGCTGTTCGAGCTCGACGACCTGACGCCGAGCGACGCGGTCGAGCGGTTCCGCGATCTCCACGTCGGCCGTAGCCACGCCTGA
- a CDS encoding YciI family protein produces MSYMLLIVEPTEQRAERTLDEGQALYARMVDFAESLKARGVLRGVESLERSERGTRVQVRDGETRLLDGPFAEAKEMIGGFFLVDVDTREEAIEIARQCPAAQWCTVEVRAVGPCFL; encoded by the coding sequence ATGTCTTACATGCTGTTGATTGTCGAACCGACCGAGCAGCGCGCCGAGCGCACGCTCGACGAAGGTCAGGCGCTTTATGCGCGCATGGTCGATTTCGCCGAGTCGCTGAAGGCGCGCGGCGTGCTGCGCGGCGTCGAGTCGCTGGAGCGGTCCGAGCGCGGCACGCGCGTGCAGGTGCGCGACGGCGAGACGCGCCTGCTCGACGGCCCGTTCGCGGAGGCGAAGGAGATGATCGGAGGCTTCTTCCTCGTCGACGTCGACACGCGCGAGGAAGCGATCGAGATCGCGCGCCAGTGTCCGGCTGCGCAATGGTGCACGGTCGAGGTGCGCGCGGTCGGCCCATGTTTCCTGTGA
- a CDS encoding DUF883 family protein produces the protein MALTDSIEHKLDRGLSDIRRTGRRVGRTTRSAARDLQADVSDDLRGLVDELEDLLKNDGDGDIAALRKRIQSRIDEARGALDYASGSAAARLRDSAERMSQVVHENPWQTAGVVAGLAFVAGLLLSRR, from the coding sequence ATGGCGCTTACCGACTCGATCGAACACAAGCTGGACCGCGGCCTGTCCGATATCCGCCGCACCGGCCGACGCGTTGGCCGTACGACCCGCTCCGCCGCCCGCGACCTGCAAGCCGACGTGAGCGACGATCTGCGCGGGCTGGTCGACGAACTGGAAGATTTGTTGAAAAACGACGGCGATGGCGATATCGCCGCCTTGCGCAAACGCATCCAGTCCCGGATCGACGAAGCGCGCGGCGCGCTCGACTACGCGTCGGGCAGCGCGGCCGCCCGGCTGCGCGATTCGGCCGAACGCATGTCGCAGGTCGTGCACGAGAATCCGTGGCAGACCGCCGGCGTCGTCGCGGGCCTCGCGT
- a CDS encoding VOC family protein, with the protein MHKMVFINLPVADLPRAKTFYQALGFEVVPAYTNDQAACIRISDAIFAMLLVRPFFQTFTDKTIIDPATHIQVLSCLSCDSRAEVDAIVAKALAAGGAAPPAPREYPNMYGHGFTDPDGHTWELMAMPLDASAQGQAS; encoded by the coding sequence ATGCACAAGATGGTTTTCATCAATCTGCCGGTAGCCGACCTGCCGCGCGCGAAGACGTTCTACCAGGCGCTCGGCTTCGAGGTCGTGCCGGCCTATACCAACGATCAGGCCGCCTGCATCCGGATCAGCGACGCGATCTTCGCGATGCTGCTCGTGCGGCCGTTTTTCCAGACCTTCACCGACAAGACCATCATCGATCCGGCGACGCACATCCAGGTGTTGTCGTGCCTGTCGTGCGACAGCCGCGCCGAAGTCGACGCGATCGTCGCGAAGGCGCTGGCGGCGGGCGGGGCCGCGCCGCCAGCGCCGCGCGAGTACCCGAACATGTACGGCCACGGGTTCACCGATCCGGACGGCCACACGTGGGAACTGATGGCCATGCCGCTGGACGCGTCCGCCCAGGGGCAGGCGTCGTGA